The following proteins come from a genomic window of Chrysiogenia bacterium:
- a CDS encoding acyl-CoA dehydrogenase family protein, with translation DVGGAGLSPLAKALVLEALARGDAASAIALDGIGPALYPLMEFGGPEARALVKKLLANPAARGWVIVDNEENHFEISEGRVRGEWPWLPAESLDVLVIIKDGAAFVITEGMSFEHTKPAALHAAGASGMRVDAPVALALRADNKALARTLARLRVYASGLLVGIAGASLDYAISYTQERVAFGRPIAHHQGLAFLIAELAHRIDGARLALWRACWALQQEGDPTEAAAAAHLEAIDIGLEMGEQGVQLLGGHGYVTDHPVEKWMREGRTLSLLWGGRNGALDAATAQLFDVSARVGFSLPRWGGA, from the coding sequence AGACGTCGGCGGGGCGGGGCTCTCGCCGCTTGCCAAGGCGCTGGTGCTCGAAGCGCTCGCACGCGGCGATGCGGCCTCCGCCATCGCGCTCGACGGGATCGGGCCGGCGCTCTATCCGTTGATGGAGTTCGGGGGTCCCGAAGCGCGTGCGCTCGTGAAGAAGCTGCTTGCCAACCCGGCCGCGCGCGGCTGGGTCATTGTGGACAACGAGGAAAATCATTTTGAAATCAGTGAGGGCCGCGTTCGGGGAGAATGGCCCTGGCTGCCGGCCGAATCACTCGATGTGCTTGTTATCATCAAGGACGGCGCTGCGTTTGTGATCACCGAGGGCATGAGCTTCGAGCACACCAAGCCGGCAGCACTTCATGCGGCGGGCGCGTCCGGCATGCGCGTCGATGCACCGGTCGCGCTTGCGCTCAGGGCCGACAACAAGGCACTCGCCCGGACGCTGGCACGCCTTCGCGTCTACGCGAGCGGGCTGCTTGTCGGAATCGCGGGCGCTTCACTCGATTACGCCATTTCCTACACGCAGGAGCGCGTGGCCTTTGGGCGACCAATTGCTCACCACCAGGGTCTCGCGTTTCTGATTGCCGAGCTTGCCCACCGCATCGACGGCGCGCGCCTGGCGCTCTGGCGCGCCTGCTGGGCGCTCCAGCAGGAGGGCGATCCCACCGAAGCCGCGGCCGCTGCTCATCTGGAGGCCATCGACATTGGCCTCGAAATGGGAGAGCAGGGCGTGCAGCTTCTTGGTGGCCATGGCTACGTCACCGATCACCCGGTTGAAAAATGGATGCGTGAGGGTCGGACGCTCTCGCTTCTCTGGGGCGGCCGCAATGGCGCGCTCGATGCCGCGACGGCGCAGCTCTTCGATGTCTCGGCGCGCGTCGGGTTCAGTCTGCCGCGGTGGGGAGGGGCGTGA